A single window of Zootoca vivipara chromosome 17, rZooViv1.1, whole genome shotgun sequence DNA harbors:
- the LOC118077810 gene encoding keratin-associated protein 19-2 has product MVDCGPSCAVPSWASTPTVGFGSAGGLGYGGLGSGFGGLGSGLGGLGYGWGGQGFGFGGLGYGYGGAERASNLGILDGIIPKPVNQIPPAEVVIQPPASVVTIPGPILSASCEPVAVGGNTPCAVGGSGVVGGYGFGGLGYGSGLLGSSGGWGYGLGSGRRALLGRKFGRRGSICA; this is encoded by the coding sequence ATGGTTGACTGTGGTCCATCCTGTGCTGTCCCATCCTGggcctccacccccactgttgggTTTGGATCAGCAGGAGGTCTTGGCTATGGTGGTCTCGGCTCTGGATTTGGAGGTCTCGGCTCTGGATTGGGAGGTCTCGGCTATGGATGGGGAGGTCAGGGCTTCGGATTTGGAGGCCTGGGCTATGGATATGGAGGTGCTGAAAGAGCAAGCAATCTTGGCATCCTAGATGGGATCATCCCTAAACCCGTCAACCAGATCCCACCAGCAGAAGTCGTGATCCAGCCACCTGCCTCCGTTGTGACCATCCCAGGGCCCATCCTCTCTGCCAGCTGTGAGCCTGTGGCTGTGGGAGGCAACACTCCATGTGCTGTTGGTGGCTCTGGGGTAGTAGGAGGCTATGGATTTGGGGGCTTGGGCTATGGGTCAGGCCTCCTTGGAAGCTCTGGGGGCTGGGGCTATGGTTTGGGCTCTGGGAGGAGGGCACTCCTTGGAAGGAAGTTTGGGCGTCGTGGTAGCATCTGTGCATAG
- the LOC118077811 gene encoding claw keratin-like produces the protein MVSCGPSCAVPSLASCPTVGFGSAGSLGSGGLGYGGFGYGGLGSAGLGYGGLGYGGLGYAGAYGIGSGASTNSAQLGTLDGVIPQPINQIPPAEVVIQPPASVVTIPGPILSASCEPVAVGGNTPCAVGGSGLAGGFGGYGYGGGLLGSYGGYGLGSGSWRRGGIIGRKSLVGRRGSICL, from the coding sequence atggtttcctgtggCCCATCCTGTGCTGTCCCATCCCTTGCTTCCTGCCCCACTGTTGGATTTGGATCAGCAGGAAGTCTTGGCTCCGGAGGTCTTGGCTATGGAGGTTTTGGTTATGGAGGCCTTGGCTCTGCCGGTTTGGGCTATGGTGGTCTTGGCTATGGTGGCCTCGGCTATGCCGGTGCTTATGGCATTGGTTCAGGAGCAAGCACCAACTCAGCACAGCTTGGCACCTTGGATGGGGTTATCCCACAACCCATCAACCAGATCCCACCAGCAGAGGTCGTGATCCAGCCACCTGCCTCCGTTGTGACCATCCCAGGGCCCATCCTCTCTGCCAGCTGTGAGCCTGTGGCTGTTGGAGGCAACACTCCATGTGCTGTTGGTGGCTCTGGGCTGGCAGGAGGCTTTGGTGGCTATGGCTATGGGGGTGGCCTTCTTGGAAGCTATGGGGGTTATGGCTTGGGCTCTGGCAGCTGGAGAAGGGGTGGAATCATTGGAAGGAAGTCTCTTGTGGGACGCCGTGGGAGCATTTGCTTGTAG